A single region of the Lycium barbarum isolate Lr01 chromosome 2, ASM1917538v2, whole genome shotgun sequence genome encodes:
- the LOC132627667 gene encoding protein TIC 20-I, chloroplastic-like: MILNGCLLSSGGICNPYKACSLKSYASASSHIPLLPSKVIVACARRSPAPHRYSKSCSNGFSFLDLSSASSLLLRGEYGGLPNAMPWLPRRSQLSFAPRASKDVPYSYRFPPMTKKPRWWWRSLACLPYLMPLHETWMYAETAYHLHPFLEDFEFLTYPFLGAIGRLPSWFLMAYFFVAYLGVVRRKEWPHFFRFHVVMGMLLEIALQVIGTISRWMPLAVYWGKVGMHFWTAVAFAYLFTVLESMRCALAGMYADIPFVCDAAYIQIPYD, translated from the exons ATGATCCTAAATGGATGCTTATTGAGTTCTGGGGGTATTTGTAATCCTTACAAAGCATGTAGCTTGAAATCCTATGCATCTGCATCGTCACACATCCCGCTGCTGCCTTCCAAGGTTATAGTCGCATGTGCTAGACGTTCACCGGCACCTCATCGGTATTCAAAATCCTGCTCTAATG GATTTAGCTTCCTTGATCTTTCTTCTGCATCATCACTTCTTTTACGTGGTGAATATGGTGGTCTTCCAAATGCTATGCCCTGGTTACCAAGGCGAAGCCAATTGTCCTTTGCCCCTAGAGCATCGAAGGATGTCCCCTATAGTTACAGATTCCCTCCGATGACCAAAAAGCCAAGGTGGTGGTGGAGATCTTTAGCATGCCTCCCTTACTTGATGCCTCTTCACGAGACTTGGATGTATGCTGAGACAGCATATCATCTCCACCCTTTCTTGGAAGATTTTGAGTTTCTGACATACCCTTTCCTGGGAGCTATTGGGAGATTACCGAGCTGGTTTTTAATGGCATACTTCTTTGTTGCTTATCTTGGCGTAGTGAGGAGAAAGGAATGGCCTCATTTCTTTAGGTTTCATGTGGTGATGGGGATGCTACTTGAGATTGCCCTGCAGGTTATTGGGACTATAAGCCGTTGGATGCCACTTGCGGTATACTGGGGCAAGGTGGGCATGCATTTTTGGACCGCTGTCGCATTTGCCTATCTGTTCACAGTTTTAGAGTCCATGAGATGCGCACTTGCTGGGATGTATGCTGACATTCCATTTGTGTGTGATGCAGCTTATATTCAAATACCTTATGATTAA
- the LOC132627665 gene encoding oligopeptide transporter 4-like, whose translation MENNHKDLAYIEKGEIWEKFDGEVEEQSPVEEVRLTVPTNDDPSVPVWTFRMWFLGIISCALLSFINIFFSYRQNPLIITMITAQVASLPLGRLMAKVLPSRKFRLPGFGLSEFSLNPGPFSVKEHVLISIFANAGAGFGGGTAYAIGIVDIIKVFYHRKISFLAGWILVITTQVLGYGWAGIMRKYVVEPAEMWWPSTLVQVSIFRALHEKDNSGNYSRGKFFLIAMICSFTWYIIPGYLFKTLSTISVLCLAFPKSVLAQQLGSGQYGLGILSFTFDWSVIVYLTSPLVTPFFAILNIWAGYVIIVYMMIPVAYWGFNLYNAKNFPLFSTDLFDAHGQIYNVSAIVNNKFELDSVAYEKQGRINLSIMFALSYGLSFATIVATLTHVILFNGKEIYSRFRASYKGKIDIHTRLMRKYDDIPSWWFHTILALSFALSLLLCTVLKSEVQLPWWALIFACAIALIFTLPISIIQATTNNAPGLNVITEYIMGLIYPGKPIANVCFKTYGYISMSQAVSFLQDFKLGHYMKIPPRSMFMVQLVGTFIASTINMATAWNMLTQVPYICQLDSLPKGSPWTCRGDHVFYDASVIWGLVGPKRFFGPLGNYGALNWFFFGGAIAPTLVWLLHKSFPKHSWIKLINIPVLLGATAAMPPANTLNFNSWIVVGFVFNFFIFRYRKKWWQRYNYVLSAALDAGLAFMGVFIYLFFGLTNHDNISWWGNVGEYCDLANCPTAKGIQVDGCPLL comes from the exons ATGGAAAATAATCATAAAGATTTAGCATACATTGAAAAAGGAGAAATATGGGAGAAATTTGATGGTGAAGTAGAGGAACAGTCCCCTGTTGAAGAAGTTCGTTTAACAGTACCAACAAATGATGATCCTAGTGTCCCAGTATGGACATTTCGAATGTGGTTTTTAGGGATTATTTCTTGTGCACTTTTATCATTTATCAACATTTTCTTCAGTTACAGGCAGAATCCACTTATTATCACCATGATAACTGCACAAGTCGCGTCGTTACCATTAGGTAGACTCATGGCAAAGGTACTTCCATCGAGGAAGTTCCGTTTGCCAGGATTTGGATTAAGCGAATTTTCGCTTAATCCAGGTCCTTTTAGCGTGAAAGAACATGTATTGATTTCAATTTTTGCTAATGCTGGTGCTGGATTTGGTGGTGGAACTGCTTATGCTattggtattgtggatattattaagGTCTTTTATCACAGGAAAATCTCCTTCTTGGCTGGTTGGATCCTTGTCATCACTACTCAG GTTCTCGGATATGGTTGGGCTGGTATCATGAGGAAGTATGTGGTAGAGCCTGCCGAAATGTGGTGGCCATCTACCCTTGTTCAAGTCTCTATTTTCAG GGCATTACATGAGAAAGACAACAGTGGCAATTACTCTAGAGGAAAGTTCTTTTTAATAGCAATGATTTGTAGTTTCACTTGGTACATCATTCCTGGATACCTCTTCAAAACTTTGTCAACAATCTCTGTGCTCTGTTTGGCATTTCCCAAATCAGTTTTAGCCCAACAACTCGGGTCAGGCCAATATGGGCTTGGCATTTTATCTTTCACTTTTGATTGGTCAGTCATTGTGTACTTAACCAGTCCACTCGTCACTCCATTTTTTGCCATTCTCAACATTTGGGCTGGCTATGTTATAATAGTCTACATGATGATTCCTGTAGCCTACTGGGGTTTTAACCTCTACAATGCCAAAAATTTCCCGCTTTTTTCGACTGATTTATTCGATGCCCATGGGCAGATATACAATGTATCAGCCATTGTCAATAACAAGTTTGAGTTAGACAGTGTTGCATATGAGAAGCAAGGACGAATAAATCTCAGCATCATGTTTGCTCTTTCATATGGGCTCAGTTTTGCAACAATCGTCGCTACCCTTACACATGTCATCTTGTTCAATGGGAA GGAAATATATAGCCGATTTCGTGCTTCATACAAAGGGAAAATAGATATTCATACAAGGCTTATGAGGAAGTATGATGATATTCCTTCATGGTGGTTCCACACGATCCTTGCTCTTTCATTTGCTCTGTCCCTCCTACTCTGCACTGTCTTGAAATCAGAGGTTCAGCTACCATGGTGGGCACTCATTTTCGCTTGCGCGATTGCCCTTATTTTCACTCTACCAATAAGTATCATTCAAGCCACAACAAACAAT GCACCAGGACTAAATGTCATCACAGAGTATATTATGGGACTAATATACCCAGGGAAACCAATAGCCAATGTTTGCTTCAAAACATATGGTTATATTAGCATGTCTCAGGCTGTTTCTTTTCTCCAAGATTTTAAGCTTGGTCATTATATGAAGATTCCTCCGAGATCAATGTTTATGGTTCAG CTAGTTGGAACCTTCATTGCTTCAACAATCAACATGGCAACGGCGTGGAATATGCTAACACAAGTCCCGTACATATGTCAATTGGATTCACTCCCTAAAGGCAGTCCATGGACTTGTAGAGGTGACCATGTTTTCTATGATGCATCAGTTATCTGGGGTTTAGTAGGACCAAAGCGATTTTTCGGCCCTCTAGGAAACTATGGTGCATTAAATTGGTTCTTCTTTGGAGGCGCAATAGCTCCAACATTAGTGTGGCTACTGCACAAATCATTCCCAAAACATAGTTGGATCAAACTTATAAATATCCCTGTATTACTTGGAGCAACAGCGGCAATGCCACCAGCTAACACTTTGAATTTCAATAGTTGGATTGTGGTTGGATTTGTGTTCAATTTCTTCATTTTTCGATACAGAAAGAAGTGGTGGCAGAGATACAATTATGTTCTTTCTGCAGCATTGGATGCTGGATTGGCTTTTATGGGAGTTTTCATATATCTGTTTTTTGGACTTACAAATCATGATAACATCAGTTGGTGGGGAAATGTTGGAGAATACTGTGATTTGGCTAATTGTCCAACTGCCAAAGGAATTCAAGTTGATGGTTGTCCATTGCTTTGA